One window of the bacterium genome contains the following:
- a CDS encoding DNA methyltransferase, producing MNKLFYGDNLDILRDHIADESVDLIYIDPPFNSKRNYNMIWDEATAQTEAFSDTWSLRSIADEEKLIFDGEPQRYSALHDILNAFNILLKRTNPALYAYLTNIGIRIVELHRVLKKTGSLYLHCDPTAGHYLKLILDAVFGRKMMLNEIVWCYDTGGRSKKKFPSKHDTIFWYSKTEGYRFEYDQVSLPRNFSTMHEPVHQDEDGRYYQTNYKNGELYKYYLEKGQLPNDWWSDIQALNPAAKERLGYPTQKPERLLERIIRSATRKNDLVLDAYCGCGTTVAVAQNLNRRWIGIDITYLAVELIKQRLIDHYFLEKSGGSLQEATKQFNREVEIFGIPRDMEGAVALATKTKGDRVRKEFEKWAVFTFGGVFFEKRGADSGIDGYCHIVDLGKEGKAERLRAYIQVKSGKVGVSHIREFSHVLDHENAPMGIFITLEPPTKDMLDEIRVMPKYVNKLTGQEYDRVYIVTVEDLIEGNLPNLPMTRITKQAKTNKSEVETEDFFE from the coding sequence ATGATTTGGGACGAGGCCACAGCTCAGACCGAGGCCTTCAGTGACACCTGGAGCCTGCGCAGCATCGCCGACGAGGAGAAGCTCATCTTCGACGGTGAGCCCCAGCGGTACAGCGCTCTGCACGACATTTTAAACGCATTTAATATCCTTCTTAAACGCACCAACCCGGCACTTTACGCATATCTGACCAACATCGGAATCAGGATTGTCGAGCTTCACCGTGTATTGAAGAAAACCGGCAGCCTGTATCTACACTGTGATCCCACTGCAGGGCATTATCTGAAGCTCATTCTCGACGCGGTTTTCGGAAGAAAGATGATGTTAAATGAAATAGTTTGGTGTTACGACACGGGTGGGCGCTCAAAGAAAAAGTTCCCCTCAAAACACGATACGATTTTCTGGTACTCGAAAACCGAAGGGTATCGCTTCGAATACGATCAAGTATCTCTTCCTCGAAATTTCTCTACAATGCACGAACCGGTACATCAAGACGAAGACGGGAGGTACTATCAAACCAACTACAAGAACGGGGAGCTCTATAAATATTATCTGGAAAAGGGTCAGTTGCCGAACGATTGGTGGTCGGATATCCAGGCGTTGAACCCGGCTGCCAAGGAAAGGCTCGGTTATCCGACGCAGAAACCGGAACGGTTATTGGAAAGAATCATTCGCTCCGCCACGCGCAAGAACGATCTGGTGCTGGATGCGTACTGCGGCTGTGGAACCACTGTGGCAGTCGCTCAAAATTTGAATCGCCGGTGGATCGGTATTGACATAACCTATCTGGCCGTGGAGCTTATCAAGCAGCGCCTTATCGATCACTACTTTCTGGAGAAGAGTGGTGGTAGCCTACAAGAGGCTACGAAACAGTTTAACCGCGAGGTCGAAATATTCGGTATACCCCGCGATATGGAGGGTGCGGTAGCGCTGGCCACAAAGACCAAGGGGGATCGGGTCAGGAAAGAGTTCGAGAAGTGGGCCGTGTTCACCTTTGGCGGTGTTTTTTTCGAGAAGCGGGGTGCCGATAGCGGGATAGACGGCTACTGCCATATCGTGGACCTGGGTAAAGAGGGGAAGGCTGAACGGTTGAGGGCGTACATTCAAGTCAAGTCGGGGAAAGTCGGGGTGTCGCACATCAGGGAATTCTCCCACGTCCTGGATCATGAAAATGCCCCGATGGGGATATTTATCACCCTGGAGCCGCCGACGAAGGATATGCTCGACGAGATTCGGGTGATGCCCAAGTACGTGAACAAACTTACGGGCCAGGAGTATGATCGAGTGTATATCGTAACCGTGGAAGACCTTATCGAAGGCAACCTGCCGAACCTGCCTATGACCCGCATCACCAAGCAGGCCAAAACGAACAAATCCGAAGTAGAAACTGAGGATTTCTTTGAATGA